One segment of Rhodanobacter thiooxydans DNA contains the following:
- the lpxL gene encoding LpxL/LpxP family Kdo(2)-lipid IV(A) lauroyl/palmitoleoyl acyltransferase encodes MPRPTFTRSLLAPRHWPAWLGVGAIWLIARLPQRALMWLGRRLGALVPRIPSERRHIAAANIALCFPELDAAARAALVDANLRDIGLMLVEFALGWMGSDRRMASIPTRIEGLEHLEAARAQGKGVLLVGGHFSHLELCARLVSQRIRIAGMYRRMDSAVFEWAVLRARLDYADAMFEKDDLRGTVKYLRGGGTLWYAPDQDMRSKDTVFVPFFGVPAATITATHHLARMSGALVIPFFHRRLPDGEGYALRLGAALDGFPGTDVVADTARVNACIEQMVREAPEQYLWVHKRFKTRPPGAPAIY; translated from the coding sequence ATGCCCCGCCCCACCTTCACCCGTTCGCTGCTTGCACCGCGCCACTGGCCGGCATGGCTGGGCGTGGGCGCGATCTGGCTGATCGCGCGGCTGCCGCAGCGCGCGCTGATGTGGCTGGGCCGCCGGCTCGGCGCACTGGTGCCGCGAATCCCTTCCGAACGGCGGCACATCGCCGCGGCGAACATCGCGCTGTGCTTTCCCGAACTCGATGCCGCCGCGCGTGCCGCGCTGGTCGACGCGAACCTGCGCGACATCGGCCTGATGCTGGTGGAATTCGCGCTGGGCTGGATGGGCAGCGACCGCCGCATGGCCAGCATCCCGACCCGCATCGAGGGACTGGAACACCTCGAAGCGGCGCGTGCGCAGGGCAAGGGCGTACTGCTGGTCGGCGGGCACTTCTCGCACCTGGAGCTGTGCGCGCGGCTGGTCTCGCAGCGCATCCGCATCGCCGGCATGTACCGGCGGATGGACTCGGCCGTGTTCGAGTGGGCGGTGCTGCGCGCGCGACTGGACTACGCCGACGCGATGTTCGAGAAGGACGACCTGCGCGGCACCGTGAAGTACCTGCGCGGCGGCGGCACGCTGTGGTACGCGCCGGACCAGGACATGCGCAGCAAGGACACCGTGTTCGTGCCGTTCTTCGGCGTGCCGGCGGCCACCATCACCGCCACCCATCACCTGGCGCGGATGTCCGGCGCGCTGGTGATCCCGTTCTTCCATCGCCGCCTGCCCGACGGCGAGGGTTACGCGCTGCGCCTGGGCGCAGCGCTGGATGGCTTCCCCGGCACCGACGTGGTGGCCGACACCGCCCGCGTCAACGCCTGCATCGAACAGATGGTGCGCGAGGCGCCCGAGCAATACCTGTGGGTGCACAAGCGTTTCAAGACCCGCCCGCCCGGCGCCCCCGCGATCTACTGA
- a CDS encoding glycosyltransferase family 2 protein codes for MGRELLSVVVTTFNSAGTLDACLRGVSWADEIVVLDSGSTDATTAIAAHYGARIHAQPFAGYSAQKQAAIDLAGHRWVLLLDSDESLDADAAAHLQQALLAPAYAGYQLWRREWQFWRWQSRRGRLNHYVRLFDRQRARMSGHEVHEEVQVDGPVGVLDVVIDHHGEPDIAGRVAKANRYSSLQQADLAGRRVSWLRLRMVAYPTVAFLRYYVLRGHWRSGWAGFIAARIHAFYTFLKYAKLYERRRPRH; via the coding sequence ATGGGGCGTGAGCTGCTGTCGGTGGTGGTGACCACCTTCAACAGCGCCGGCACGCTCGATGCCTGCCTGCGCGGGGTGAGCTGGGCCGACGAGATCGTGGTGCTGGATTCGGGCTCGACCGACGCCACCACGGCGATCGCCGCGCACTATGGCGCGCGCATCCACGCGCAGCCGTTCGCCGGCTACAGCGCGCAGAAGCAGGCGGCGATCGACCTGGCCGGCCATCGCTGGGTGCTGCTGCTGGATTCCGATGAATCACTGGACGCGGATGCCGCAGCGCATCTGCAACAGGCGCTGTTGGCGCCGGCCTACGCGGGTTACCAGTTGTGGCGGCGCGAGTGGCAGTTCTGGCGCTGGCAGTCGCGACGCGGCCGGCTCAACCACTACGTGCGCCTGTTCGACCGGCAACGCGCGCGCATGAGCGGCCACGAAGTGCACGAGGAAGTGCAGGTGGATGGCCCGGTGGGCGTGCTCGACGTGGTCATCGACCATCATGGCGAGCCCGACATCGCCGGTCGCGTGGCCAAGGCGAACCGCTACTCCAGCCTGCAACAGGCCGACCTGGCCGGGCGACGGGTGAGCTGGCTGCGCTTGCGCATGGTGGCGTATCCGACGGTGGCGTTCCTGCGTTATTACGTGCTGCGCGGACACTGGCGTTCCGGCTGGGCCGGTTTCATCGCGGCGCGCATCCACGCGTTCTACACGTTCCTGAAATACGCCAAGCTGTACGAGCGGCGGCGGCCGCGGCACTGA
- a CDS encoding glycosyltransferase family 4 protein: MKLLFVGTNPENTGAASHFVALAQAMAEAGHQVDAVVYPDGLIWQGLSQSEVRRYGARFRNVFDLRGYVAVIKAARQLKPDWLVGNFGKEYWPLILIGRLLRIPVALFRHRTPPMKRISAWLIPRLAQRFLAVSQHARQAYLDRGVPGSLVRVLYNPVNTAQCRRDPRQRRAILHTLGLDEDVIVLGYSGRMHRGKGIFPLFEAASAAMVEQPRLHCLWLGDGPDAPALRALAAADASASRHHFLGWINDIHPYYSAFSMLAFPSIATETFGRVSVEAQAAGVPVLGSDIGGIPETLQAGVTGLLLPPSDVAAWREAILKLCDPDLLASMGAAAHDYVQQHFSMPVIAAQFLQILTGG; this comes from the coding sequence GTGAAACTGCTCTTTGTCGGCACCAACCCCGAGAACACCGGGGCCGCCAGCCACTTCGTCGCCCTGGCGCAGGCGATGGCCGAGGCCGGGCATCAGGTCGATGCGGTGGTCTATCCCGATGGCCTGATCTGGCAGGGCTTGTCCCAGTCCGAAGTCCGCCGGTACGGGGCGAGATTCCGCAACGTGTTCGACCTGCGTGGCTATGTCGCCGTCATCAAGGCAGCGCGACAGCTGAAACCGGACTGGCTGGTGGGCAATTTCGGCAAGGAATACTGGCCGCTGATCCTGATCGGACGGCTGCTGCGCATTCCGGTAGCGCTGTTCCGGCACCGCACGCCGCCGATGAAACGCATTTCCGCGTGGCTGATCCCGCGCCTCGCGCAACGCTTCCTCGCCGTCTCGCAGCACGCGCGCCAGGCCTACCTGGATCGAGGCGTCCCGGGCTCCCTCGTGCGGGTGCTCTACAACCCGGTCAACACCGCGCAGTGCCGGCGCGACCCGCGCCAACGCCGCGCGATTCTGCACACGCTCGGCCTGGACGAGGACGTGATCGTGCTCGGCTACAGCGGCCGCATGCACCGCGGCAAGGGTATCTTCCCGCTGTTCGAAGCGGCCAGCGCGGCGATGGTGGAACAGCCGCGGCTGCATTGCCTGTGGCTGGGCGACGGCCCGGATGCGCCGGCCCTGCGCGCGCTAGCCGCCGCGGATGCGAGCGCGAGCCGGCACCACTTCCTGGGCTGGATCAACGACATCCATCCCTATTACAGCGCATTCTCCATGCTGGCCTTCCCGTCGATCGCCACGGAAACCTTCGGGCGGGTCTCGGTCGAGGCGCAGGCCGCCGGCGTTCCCGTACTGGGCAGCGACATCGGCGGGATTCCCGAGACGCTGCAAGCGGGCGTGACGGGCCTGCTGCTGCCACCGAGCGACGTGGCGGCGTGGCGCGAGGCGATCCTGAAGCTGTGCGATCCGGACCTGCTGGCGTCGATGGGCGCCGCTGCACACGACTACGTGCAACAGCATTTCAGCATGCCGGTGATCGCCGCCCAGTTCCTGCAGATACTGACCGGCGGTTGA
- a CDS encoding polysaccharide deacetylase family protein: protein MYHNIAHAPRDLRVYRSLFVSPAAFARQMWLLRRLGYTGLSMSAAMPYLQGERRGRIAVITLDDGYADNLDAALPILQRHGFSATCYVVSGSIGRYNQWDAERLGVRKPLMSAGQLRDWHRGGMEVGAHSRSHPRLTQCDDAQLHDEIHGSKATLEDRLGAPITQFCYPYGDADDRVAGVARAAGFAAATTTRRGRARAGMDLWQLPRVQVARHHLLPQFALRVLSRYEDRRA, encoded by the coding sequence ATGTACCACAACATCGCGCACGCCCCGCGCGACCTGCGCGTGTACCGCAGCCTGTTCGTGAGCCCGGCCGCCTTCGCGCGGCAGATGTGGCTGCTGCGCCGGCTCGGCTACACCGGGCTGTCGATGTCGGCCGCCATGCCGTACCTGCAGGGCGAACGCCGCGGCCGCATCGCCGTCATCACGCTGGACGACGGCTACGCCGACAACCTGGACGCCGCCCTGCCGATCCTGCAGCGCCACGGCTTCAGCGCCACCTGCTACGTCGTCAGCGGCAGCATCGGGCGGTACAACCAGTGGGACGCCGAACGACTGGGCGTGCGCAAGCCGCTGATGTCGGCGGGGCAACTGCGCGACTGGCACCGCGGCGGCATGGAAGTCGGCGCGCACAGCCGCAGCCACCCCCGGCTGACGCAATGCGATGACGCGCAGCTGCACGACGAGATCCACGGCAGCAAGGCGACGCTGGAGGACCGCCTCGGCGCGCCCATCACGCAGTTCTGCTACCCGTATGGCGACGCCGACGACCGCGTGGCCGGCGTGGCGCGCGCGGCCGGCTTCGCCGCCGCGACCACCACCCGGCGCGGCCGGGCCCGCGCCGGCATGGACCTGTGGCAACTGCCGCGGGTGCAGGTGGCGCGCCACCACCTGCTGCCGCAGTTCGCCCTGCGGGTGCTGTCGCGCTATGAGGACCGCCGCGCGTGA
- a CDS encoding malonic semialdehyde reductase: MSELLSEASLDQLFRHARTFNAWLPKEVSDEQLHQLYDLAKFGPTSANSSPMRVVFVKSAAAKAKLAPFLSDGNRAKTMEAPVTAIVATDHAFYEQLPKLFPHADAKSWFVGNQPLIDTTAFRNATLQGAYLLLAARAVGLDCGPMSGFDNAGVDAAFFAGTTVKSNFLISIGYGDASRNLFPRSPRLTFGEACTIA, encoded by the coding sequence ATGAGCGAGTTGCTTTCCGAGGCCAGTCTGGACCAGTTGTTCCGCCATGCCCGCACCTTCAACGCGTGGCTGCCGAAAGAGGTGAGCGACGAGCAGTTGCACCAGCTCTACGACCTGGCCAAGTTCGGGCCGACCAGCGCAAATTCCTCGCCGATGCGGGTGGTGTTCGTGAAGTCGGCGGCGGCGAAGGCAAAGCTGGCGCCGTTCCTGTCCGACGGCAATCGCGCCAAGACCATGGAAGCGCCGGTTACCGCGATCGTCGCCACCGACCACGCGTTCTACGAGCAGTTGCCGAAGCTGTTCCCGCACGCCGACGCGAAGAGCTGGTTCGTCGGCAACCAGCCGCTGATCGACACCACCGCATTCCGCAACGCCACCCTGCAGGGCGCCTACCTGCTGCTGGCGGCGCGGGCGGTCGGGCTGGATTGCGGTCCGATGTCCGGCTTCGACAATGCCGGCGTGGATGCGGCGTTCTTCGCAGGCACCACGGTCAAGTCGAACTTCCTGATCAGCATTGGTTACGGCGATGCCAGCCGCAACCTGTTCCCGCGCAGTCCCCGCCTGACCTTCGGCGAAGCCTGCACGATCGCCTGA
- a CDS encoding glycosyltransferase → MSSIAVPVKLLTVVQLIPALQSGGAERSALEIARALVQAGHRSVVISAGGRLVEQLQAEGSEHITLDLGRKSLGTLARLGALRRVLRELKPDIVHARSRLPAWMGWWALKGMAPRPHFVTTVHGLNSPGRYSAILLRGERVVAVSQTLRDYVLSHYRWLEPGRVRVIPRGIDPVAFPYGHRPDDAWQKAFFAEFPALTGAPLLTLPGRGTRLKGHHDAIELLADLKRRGIEARLLLLGVIEPGREAYVAELRELIRVRGVSSQVVLTPPRHDVRDIYAISALVLQLSNRPESFGRTVIEALSLCRPVLGYAHGGVGELLAELYPAGRVPPGDRERLVERAAELLRVAPPISPLQSYRLVDMQQATLALYDEVTAG, encoded by the coding sequence ATGTCCAGCATTGCCGTGCCCGTCAAGCTGCTGACTGTGGTCCAACTGATCCCTGCGCTGCAGTCCGGTGGCGCGGAGCGTTCGGCGCTGGAGATCGCGCGGGCGCTGGTGCAGGCCGGCCACCGCTCGGTGGTGATCTCGGCCGGCGGGCGGTTGGTCGAACAGCTGCAGGCCGAGGGCAGCGAGCACATCACGCTGGACCTGGGGCGCAAGTCGCTGGGCACGCTGGCCCGGCTTGGCGCCTTGCGCCGGGTGCTGCGTGAACTGAAACCGGACATCGTGCATGCCCGTTCGCGGCTGCCGGCCTGGATGGGCTGGTGGGCGCTGAAGGGGATGGCGCCACGGCCGCATTTCGTCACCACCGTGCACGGGCTCAATTCGCCGGGCCGCTACAGCGCGATCCTGCTGCGCGGCGAGCGTGTGGTGGCGGTCTCGCAGACCCTGCGCGACTACGTGCTGAGCCATTACCGCTGGCTGGAGCCGGGGCGGGTGCGGGTGATCCCGCGCGGCATCGACCCGGTGGCGTTCCCCTACGGGCACCGGCCGGACGATGCCTGGCAGAAGGCGTTCTTCGCCGAGTTCCCGGCACTGACCGGTGCGCCGCTGCTGACCCTGCCCGGCCGTGGCACCCGGCTGAAAGGGCACCACGACGCGATCGAGCTGCTGGCCGACCTGAAGCGCCGCGGCATCGAGGCGCGCCTGCTGCTGCTGGGCGTGATCGAACCCGGCCGCGAGGCCTACGTGGCCGAACTGCGCGAGCTGATCCGCGTGCGCGGAGTGAGCTCGCAGGTGGTGCTGACGCCGCCGCGCCACGACGTGCGCGACATCTACGCGATCTCGGCGCTGGTGCTGCAGCTGTCGAACCGGCCCGAATCGTTCGGGCGCACGGTGATCGAGGCACTGTCGTTGTGCCGCCCGGTGCTGGGCTATGCGCACGGCGGCGTCGGCGAATTGCTGGCCGAGCTGTATCCGGCCGGCCGCGTGCCGCCGGGCGACCGCGAGCGGCTGGTCGAGCGCGCCGCCGAGTTGCTGCGGGTGGCGCCGCCGATCTCGCCGCTGCAGAGCTACCGCCTGGTCGACATGCAGCAGGCCACGCTGGCGCTGTACGACGAAGTGACCGCCGGCTGA
- the waaA gene encoding lipid IV(A) 3-deoxy-D-manno-octulosonic acid transferase: MRYLYTLAMFLVTPLLVLRLLARGVRSRPYHRRWPERFGFFDPPGFSGSLWVHAVSVGEVNAAEPLIKALRRDYPNAPLVITTVTPTGTARVQQLFGDSVFHVYLPYDLPYSVGRFLKKIRPRLALIVETEIWPNLYFACRRRGIPLMIVNARLSERSLRGYKPLRGLLRSALRCVRLIAAQSRTDAARYRLLGADPEQVLVTGNMKFDMPIPDGAVAEGATMRGHWGPRRPVWMAASTHEGEELAVLEAHLQVLQRLPDALLLLAPRHPERFRLVEHAARSLGFTVATRSLEGVPSVAHQVFVIDAMGQLMPFFAASDLAFVGGSLVPIGGHNVLEPAALSVPVLVGPHTFNFEEITRSLIEEGGAERVADAAGLGPAALKLLLDAAKRARMGQAAQSVFERERGAVQRVMRLIDILLQE, translated from the coding sequence TTGCGCTACCTCTATACCCTCGCGATGTTCCTGGTGACGCCGCTGCTGGTGCTGCGGCTGCTGGCGCGCGGGGTGCGCTCGCGGCCCTACCATCGGCGCTGGCCGGAACGCTTCGGCTTCTTCGATCCGCCCGGCTTCAGCGGCAGCCTGTGGGTGCATGCGGTGTCGGTAGGCGAGGTGAATGCCGCCGAGCCGCTGATCAAGGCGTTGCGACGCGACTACCCGAACGCGCCGCTGGTGATCACCACGGTCACCCCGACCGGCACCGCGCGCGTGCAGCAGCTGTTCGGCGACAGCGTGTTCCACGTCTACCTGCCGTACGACCTGCCGTACTCGGTAGGCCGCTTCCTGAAGAAGATCCGGCCGCGGCTGGCGCTGATCGTCGAAACCGAGATATGGCCGAACCTGTACTTCGCCTGCCGCCGGCGCGGCATTCCGCTGATGATCGTCAACGCGCGCCTGTCGGAGCGCTCGCTGCGCGGCTACAAGCCGCTGCGCGGGCTGCTGCGCTCGGCACTGCGCTGCGTGCGCCTGATCGCGGCGCAGTCGCGCACCGACGCCGCGCGCTACCGCCTGCTCGGCGCCGATCCGGAACAGGTGCTGGTGACCGGCAACATGAAGTTCGACATGCCGATACCCGACGGCGCGGTGGCCGAAGGCGCCACGATGCGCGGGCACTGGGGGCCGCGGCGACCGGTATGGATGGCGGCCAGCACCCATGAAGGCGAGGAGCTGGCGGTGCTGGAGGCGCACCTGCAGGTGTTGCAGCGCCTGCCCGACGCATTGCTGCTGCTGGCGCCGCGCCATCCGGAACGCTTCAGGCTGGTCGAGCATGCGGCGCGCAGCCTCGGCTTCACGGTCGCCACGCGCAGCCTCGAAGGCGTGCCGTCGGTCGCGCACCAGGTGTTCGTGATCGATGCGATGGGGCAGTTGATGCCGTTCTTCGCGGCCTCAGACCTGGCCTTCGTCGGCGGCAGCCTGGTGCCGATCGGCGGCCACAACGTGCTGGAGCCGGCGGCGCTGTCGGTGCCGGTGCTGGTGGGGCCGCACACCTTCAACTTCGAGGAGATCACCCGCAGCCTGATCGAGGAAGGCGGCGCCGAACGCGTGGCGGACGCCGCGGGGTTGGGGCCGGCCGCGCTGAAGCTGCTGCTCGATGCGGCGAAGCGCGCGCGCATGGGGCAGGCTGCGCAGAGCGTCTTCGAGCGCGAGCGCGGCGCGGTGCAGCGGGTCATGCGGCTGATCGATATCCTGCTGCAGGAATGA
- a CDS encoding YceI family protein — MRALKYLVLAGLLGAAVSVQAAPVTYKLDPSHTMVLFSWNHFGYSNPTANLGLGEGTVVFDEQHPVRSSVEVTLPLADLDTHVPALDEHLKKPDFLDADKYPVVTFKSTAVQPLGGNKFKVTGNLTVHGVTRPVVLDATLNKIGPHPMTKAPSIGFDATASIKRSEFGVGAYVPNVSDELVIRITTEGSVPKKAAAK; from the coding sequence ATGCGTGCATTGAAGTATCTCGTTCTTGCCGGCTTGCTCGGCGCCGCCGTGTCGGTCCAGGCCGCCCCGGTCACCTACAAGCTCGACCCCAGCCACACGATGGTCCTGTTCAGCTGGAACCACTTCGGCTACTCCAACCCCACCGCCAATTTGGGTCTGGGCGAGGGCACCGTGGTGTTCGACGAGCAGCACCCGGTCAGGTCCAGCGTGGAAGTGACCCTGCCGCTGGCCGACCTCGATACCCATGTGCCGGCGCTGGACGAACACCTGAAGAAGCCGGACTTCCTCGACGCCGATAAGTACCCGGTGGTGACCTTCAAGAGCACCGCAGTGCAGCCGCTGGGCGGCAACAAGTTCAAGGTTACCGGCAACCTCACCGTGCACGGCGTGACCCGCCCGGTGGTGCTGGACGCGACGCTGAACAAGATCGGCCCGCACCCGATGACCAAGGCGCCGTCGATCGGCTTCGACGCCACCGCCAGCATCAAGCGTTCGGAGTTCGGCGTCGGCGCCTACGTGCCGAACGTCAGCGACGAGCTCGTCATCCGCATCACCACCGAAGGTTCGGTGCCGAAGAAGGCCGCGGCCAAGTAA
- a CDS encoding O-antigen ligase family protein: MNSFTTSFKAALRSPLLPFWLVVALLPFGRSSELGTALCLLGVILLFAREPHALRQHPGAQLLLWLLAAYVGAALLSAVDAIRPGKSWSTVVALLRYAPLGLYACFAIRREHKLQALYVAVAWVLALWCADAWLQALTGWSLGGHAEAERVSGIFGADNLKLGPTLAVLSPFALWAAQRRWGLPGLLLAFVLILGPVLLAGSRAAWLCYALVALGFAWREARSPLRFAGFCVIATVLLALAGGLAWKASTRFHDRMERTLLVLHGTDQSLDTALSGRLDIWHASIRMFAAHPVNGVGVRGFRYAYPQYAPANDHFVATGEACGVGEGACHAHQLVLEVLTETGTLGLALWLAAVALAWRAWRRVGAAARSRAFPATLALGVMLFPLNTHLAFYSAWWGLLFAWLLGLWCAGLYVEGDDGA; the protein is encoded by the coding sequence ATGAACTCCTTCACCACCTCGTTCAAGGCCGCGCTGCGCTCCCCGCTGTTGCCGTTCTGGCTGGTGGTCGCACTGCTGCCGTTCGGTCGCAGTTCCGAACTGGGCACCGCATTGTGCCTGCTCGGCGTTATCCTGTTGTTCGCGCGCGAGCCGCACGCACTGCGCCAGCATCCCGGGGCACAGCTGCTGCTGTGGCTGCTGGCCGCCTACGTGGGGGCCGCGCTGCTCTCTGCCGTCGACGCGATCCGGCCGGGCAAGAGCTGGAGCACGGTGGTCGCCTTGCTGCGTTATGCGCCACTGGGCCTGTACGCCTGTTTCGCGATCCGCCGCGAGCACAAACTGCAGGCGCTGTACGTGGCCGTGGCCTGGGTGCTGGCGTTGTGGTGCGCGGATGCGTGGCTGCAGGCGCTGACCGGCTGGAGCCTGGGCGGACATGCCGAGGCCGAGCGTGTTTCCGGCATCTTCGGTGCGGACAATCTCAAGCTGGGGCCGACCCTGGCGGTGCTGTCGCCGTTCGCGTTGTGGGCGGCACAACGACGCTGGGGACTGCCCGGCCTGCTGCTCGCCTTCGTGCTGATACTCGGCCCGGTGCTGCTGGCCGGTTCGCGCGCGGCCTGGCTGTGCTACGCGCTGGTGGCGCTGGGCTTCGCCTGGCGCGAGGCGCGCTCGCCGCTGCGCTTCGCCGGATTCTGCGTGATCGCAACGGTGCTGTTGGCGCTGGCCGGCGGCCTCGCCTGGAAAGCCTCGACGCGGTTCCACGACCGCATGGAGCGCACCTTGCTGGTGCTGCACGGCACGGACCAGTCGCTCGACACCGCGCTCAGCGGTCGGCTCGACATCTGGCACGCCAGCATCAGGATGTTCGCGGCGCACCCGGTCAACGGCGTCGGCGTGCGCGGCTTCCGCTACGCGTATCCGCAGTACGCGCCGGCGAACGATCACTTCGTGGCCACCGGCGAGGCCTGCGGCGTGGGCGAAGGCGCCTGCCACGCGCACCAGCTGGTGTTGGAGGTGCTGACCGAAACAGGCACGCTCGGCCTCGCGCTGTGGCTGGCCGCGGTCGCGCTGGCGTGGCGCGCGTGGCGCCGGGTCGGTGCGGCGGCGCGCTCGCGTGCGTTTCCGGCCACGCTGGCGCTGGGCGTGATGCTGTTTCCGTTGAACACCCACCTGGCGTTCTATTCGGCGTGGTGGGGGTTGCTGTTCGCCTGGCTGCTCGGCCTGTGGTGCGCAGGGTTGTACGTGGAGGGCGACGATGGGGCGTGA
- a CDS encoding zinc-finger domain-containing protein codes for MSSPHSAAVPLVPANAENRYEVTRADLPLSCPMPGMALWNSHPRVYLPIVDDGGETVCAYCGAHYVLRD; via the coding sequence ATGTCGTCCCCCCATTCCGCGGCGGTGCCGCTGGTGCCGGCAAATGCCGAAAATCGTTACGAAGTGACGCGCGCCGACCTGCCGCTGTCCTGCCCGATGCCCGGCATGGCGCTGTGGAATTCGCACCCGAGGGTATACCTGCCGATCGTCGATGACGGCGGCGAGACAGTCTGTGCCTACTGTGGCGCACATTACGTGCTGCGCGACTGA
- a CDS encoding TolC family outer membrane protein gives MRLKLLTLALALAAVSLPGHGEDLLDAYREARTNDPVLSQADATRLATGEGVNQARALLLPQIGASMSLNQTNGGNQIGHSRSRSINGTLSQTVLDFSKYANLKAAHSASNAQDEFYQAAAQDLYGRVAAAYFGVLTSEDELTYAKANEDAFRQQYEQSDQRFKVGLSAITDVYQAKAYYEAAKSQTIAAQNALNDAREALTQITGKPTGDLKKLRDDLPMQPPVPADQDSWVKQALETNPNLLAQKNNVETAQHNISAARAGHLPTITAGVSYGKGAGWSESNAAARYRDPSSTTIGLTLNVPIFSGGATQSRVRQSIYQRDAATDALESQRRQVVRDTLNYYRSVIAGIAQVESAKASVDSGQKALEATRAGFEVGTQTMTNVLLAIQTLTSSESSYSQARHQFILNKLLLKQTAGTADLKDIEEINALLQ, from the coding sequence ATGCGTTTGAAGCTGCTCACTCTTGCCCTGGCCCTGGCCGCCGTCTCGCTGCCCGGCCACGGCGAGGATCTGCTCGATGCCTACCGCGAAGCGCGCACCAATGATCCGGTGCTGTCGCAGGCCGACGCCACCCGGCTGGCCACCGGCGAAGGGGTGAACCAGGCGCGCGCACTGCTGTTGCCGCAGATCGGCGCCAGCATGAGCCTCAACCAGACCAACGGCGGCAACCAGATCGGCCACAGCCGCTCGCGTTCGATCAACGGCACGCTCAGCCAGACCGTGCTCGACTTCAGCAAGTACGCCAACCTCAAGGCCGCCCATTCGGCGTCGAACGCGCAGGACGAGTTCTACCAGGCGGCGGCGCAGGATCTTTACGGGCGCGTGGCCGCGGCCTACTTCGGCGTGCTGACCAGCGAGGACGAACTGACCTACGCCAAGGCCAACGAGGACGCGTTCCGCCAGCAGTACGAGCAGTCCGACCAGCGCTTCAAGGTCGGCCTATCGGCGATCACCGACGTGTACCAGGCCAAGGCCTACTATGAGGCAGCGAAGTCGCAGACCATCGCCGCGCAGAACGCGCTGAACGATGCCCGCGAGGCGCTTACCCAGATCACCGGCAAGCCGACCGGCGACCTGAAGAAGCTGCGCGACGACCTGCCGATGCAGCCGCCGGTGCCAGCCGACCAGGACAGCTGGGTCAAGCAGGCGCTGGAAACCAACCCCAACCTGCTCGCCCAGAAAAACAACGTGGAAACCGCGCAGCACAACATCAGCGCCGCGCGTGCCGGGCATCTGCCGACGATCACCGCCGGCGTCAGCTACGGCAAGGGCGCCGGCTGGTCGGAAAGCAACGCCGCGGCCCGCTACCGCGACCCCTCCTCGACCACGATCGGGCTGACCCTGAACGTGCCGATCTTCTCCGGTGGCGCGACCCAGTCGCGCGTGCGCCAGTCGATCTACCAGCGCGATGCCGCCACCGATGCGCTGGAGTCGCAGCGCCGCCAGGTGGTGCGCGACACGCTCAATTACTACCGCTCGGTGATCGCCGGCATCGCCCAGGTGGAATCGGCCAAGGCCTCGGTGGATTCCGGCCAGAAGGCGCTCGAAGCCACCCGCGCCGGCTTCGAGGTGGGCACCCAGACAATGACCAACGTCTTGCTGGCGATCCAGACGCTGACCTCCTCGGAGAGCAGCTACTCGCAGGCCCGCCACCAATTCATCCTGAACAAGCTGCTGCTCAAGCAGACCGCCGGCACCGCCGACCTGAAGGACATCGAGGAAATCAACGCGCTGCTGCAATAA